The Glycine soja cultivar W05 chromosome 6, ASM419377v2, whole genome shotgun sequence genome has a window encoding:
- the LOC114417259 gene encoding uncharacterized protein LOC114417259, producing MSSGIRAWSVAASVGIVEALKDQGICRWNHALRSAQHHLKNHVGSFSQANKLSSSAMISTTLKHEKANQSEESLRTVMYLSCWGPN from the coding sequence ATGAGTTCAGGAATTAGAGCATGGAGTGTGGCAGCAAGTGTTGGAATTGTGGAGGCCTTGAAAGACCAAGGCATATGCAGGTGGAATCATGCCTTAAGATCAGCTCAACACCATCTCAAAAACCATGTTGGCTCATTCTCTCAGGCTAACAAGCTTTCTTCTTCTGCTATGATATCCACAACACTAAAACATGAGAAGGCAAATCAATCAGAAGAGTCTTTGAGAACTGTCATGTACTTAAGCTGCTGGGGTCCCAACTAG
- the LOC114414250 gene encoding uncharacterized protein LOC114414250, whose product MSSAQKAWIVATSVGVVEALKDQGICRWNYALRSAQKQVKSHVGSLSQAKKLPSSAMVSTSCGLKGQKQSEESLRTVMYLSCWDPN is encoded by the coding sequence ATGAGTTCAGCACAGAAAGCTTGGATTGTGGCAACTAGTGTTGGAGTTGTGGAGGCCTTGAAGGACCAGGGCATCTGCAGGTGGAACTATGCTTTAAGATCAGCTCAGAAACAAGTCAAAAGCCACGTTGGATCTTTGTCACAGGCAAAGAAGCTTCCCTCTTCTGCTATGGTTTCTACTTCTTGCGGATTAAAGGGGCAGAAGCAGTCAGAGGAGTCCTTAAGGACTGTCATGTACTTAAGCTGTTGGGATCCCAATTAG
- the LOC114417261 gene encoding uncharacterized protein LOC114417261 produces the protein MSSSQRAWIVAASVGVVEALKDQGVCRWNHTLKSAQHVIKSHVGSFSQAKNLSFSSSMVSTSSRLKGKQSEESLRTVMYLSCWGPN, from the coding sequence ATGAGTTCATCACAGAGAGCTTGGATTGTTGCAGCCAGTGTTGGAGTTGTTGAGGCCTTGAAGGACCAAGGGGTGTGTAGGTGGAATCACACTTTGAAGTCAGCTCAACATGTCATAAAGAGCCATGTTGGATCGTTTTCACAGGCTAAGaacctttccttttcttcttctatggTTTCCACCTCTTCAAGACTAAAGGGAAAGCAATCAGAGGAGTCCTTAAGGACTGTTATGTACTTAAGCTGCTGGGGACCCAACTAG
- the LOC114417262 gene encoding uncharacterized protein LOC114417262 isoform X1 — protein MCFPVYKDHLTFFSFPHSFTNLSYFISIIHHNNKMSSGIRAWSVAASVGVVEALKDQGICRWNHALRSAQHHLKNHVGSFSQANKLSSSAMISTTLKHEKAKQSEESFRTVMYLSCWGPN, from the exons ATGTGCTTCCCAGTATATAAGGACCACCTCACCTTCTTTTCATTTCCTCATTCATTCACAAATCTTAGTTACTTTATCAGTATCAT tcATCACAATAACAAGATGAGTTCAGGAATTAGAGCATGGAGTGTGGCAGCTAGTGTTGGAGTTGTGGAGGCCTTGAAAGACCAAGGCATATGCAGGTGGAATCATGCATTAAGATCAGCTCAACACCATCTCAAAAACCATGTTGGCTCATTCTCTCAGGCTAACAAGCTTTCTTCTTCTGCTATGATCTCCACAACACTAAAACATGAGAAGGCAAAGCAATCAGAGGAGTCCTTCAGAACTGTCATGTACTTAAGCTGCTGGGGCCCCAACTAG
- the LOC114416364 gene encoding uncharacterized protein LOC114416364: MESEAIEKDMTAVSREPYDSQCDEAPGPRSQQPEHEYRTNLVLSLLFTMVDPEPASFSPDNLEDVLSRLTKQQLYLGESVNAMTLKIDELIQRVSPVFSTTPPTPPPLPAPAPTPIHRLKLDVPRFDGSDPLGWIYKITQFFEYHGTPDSDKLTIASFYMEGRTLAWFQWMNTSEQFPSWPAFLHALRTRFAPSQFEDPSGALSKLTQTGTVTQYLSDFEDLANRTTGLPSTFLLSCFISGLIPEIRREVQAHQPATLVQAAGLARLQEEKFSEMRQHPRPRPSPLPQFQRSPSVFPSFPQVNTTAPVSSPPLSPILKTPSSPLSSTLPPLLPPPPPRPPPQTWKRLSPEEIASRRERGLCFNCEEKFHRGHRCSSRFFLLITDEEDPPLSHIPNFDPPITLTHDPVPIQPTDPPESPPSYSAQISLNSLAGHVAPETIRFIGAISGHPLLLLVDGGSTHNFVQQQLVTQLGLSCRTTSPLRVMVGNGQYLECHSICDTIFVQIQNHSFTVDLHVLPISGANVVLGVQWLKSLGPVLTDYSTLSMQFIHNDQLITLQGDPEASLSSMTSSQFRRLCRTQPQGLYFQITVLSDDTPPSSPDTLPPSLQALLTKYDVLFQPSPTLPPPRPTDHHIHLLPLSTPVNVRPYCYPHFQKQEIELQVDSMLQKGLIQPSTSPFSSPVLLVKKHDGSWRFCVDYRALNSLTVKDRFLIPTIDELLDELGGAQCFSKLDLLQGYHQIRMHSEDIPKTAFRTHHGHYEFRVMPFGLCNAPSSFQATMNLIFRPFLRRFVIVFFDDILIYSSSFDDHLHHLDLTFQVLLDNHFVLKKSKCSFGQSQVEYLGHLVSQRGVEPMPDKIAAIVNWPQPHSTRAVRSFLGLAGFYRRFIRGYAMIADPLVKATSDPFRWTPQAQQAFEDLKSALSTAPVLALPDFQEPFTVETDASGNGMGAVLSQRGHPIAYFSKPFPKKLLRASTYVRELFAITSAVKKWRQYLLGHSFTIVTDHRSLKELLTQVIQTPEQHMYLA, encoded by the exons ATGGAATCAGAAGCAATTGAAAAAGATATGACTGCAGTTTCTCGCGAACCATATGATAGTCAATGTGAT gaGGCCCCTGGCCCTCGAAGCCAGCAACCCGAGCACGAGTACCGTACCAATTTGGTGCTCTCGTTGCTCTTCACCATGGTTGACCCTGAACCCGCCTCATTTTCGCCGGACAACCTGGAGGATGTCCTCAGCCGACTCACTAAACAACAACTATATCTTGGAGAGTCTGTCAATGCCATGACTCTCAAGATTGACGAACTCATTCAACGAGTTTCTCCAGTGTTCTCCACCACGCCACCCACTCCACCGCCGTTACCAGCGCCGGCACCTACACCCATACACAGATTGAAATTAGATGTGCCAAGATTTGATGGGTCAGACCCACTTGGCTGGATTTACAAAATAACTCAATTCTTTGAGTACCATGGTACCCCAGACTCAGACAAACTCACCATTGCTTCCTTTTATATGGAAGGTCGCACGCTTGCCTGGTTTCAATGGATGAACACCTCTGAGCAATTTCCGTCATGGCCTGCCTTCTTGCATGCACTGCGCACTCGCTTTGCCCCTTCACAATTCGAGGACCCTTCAGGAGCTTTGAGCAAGCTTACCCAGACCGGGACGGTAACCCAGTACCTCTCTGACTTTGAGGACCTCGCTAATCGCACGACGGGGTTGCCCTCCACCTTCCTTCTTAGTTGCTTTATCTCCGGCCTCATCCCGGAGATACGGAGAGAAGTTCAAGCCCACCAGCCGGCCACCCTGGTTCAAGCCGCGGGTCTCGCGCGCTTGCAGGAGGAGAAGTTCTCCGAGATGCGTCAACACCCTCGTCCTCGTCCTTCCCCTTTGCCCCAATTCCAGAGATCACCCTCAGTGTTTCCCTCCTTTCCCCAAGTCAACACTACTGCCCCCGTATCCTCTCCACCCCTTTCCCCTATCCTCAAGACACCCTCATCGCCACTTTCTTCGACCTTACCACCTCTCTTACCACCCCCGCCCCCGCGACCACCGCCCCAAACCTGGAAACGGTTGTCCCCAGAGGAAATTGCCTCTCGAAGGGAACGTGGCCTCTGTTTCAATTGTGAGGAGAAATTCCATCGAGGGCACCGCTGCTCCTCTAGGTTTTTTCTCCTCATAACTGATGAGGAAGACCCGCCCCTTTCTCATATACCCAATTTTGACCCGCCCATTACTTTAACTCATGACCCGGTACCTATCCAACCCACAGACCCACCCGAAAGCCCACCTTCATACTCAGCCCAAATTTCACTTAATTCCCTTGCTGGCCATGTTGCTCCGGAGACAATACGCTTCATCGGTGCCATCTCCGGCCACCCTTTGTTGCTACTGGTTGATGGGGGCAGTACCCATAACTTTGTTCAGCAACAATTGGTGACCCAATTGGGCCTCTCTTGCCGGACCACTTCTCCTTTGCGTGTAATGGTGGGTAATGGCCAATATTTGGAGTGTCATTCCATATGTGACACCATTTTCGTTCAGATTCAGAATCACAGCTTCACGGTCGACCTCCATGTCCTCCCAATCTCGGGTGCCAACGTGGTCCTCGGGGTCCAGTGGCTCAAATCCCTCGGCCCTGTGTTGACTGATTACTCAACCTTAAGCATGCAATTCATTCACAATGATCAATTGATTACTTTACAGGGAGACCCCGAAGCTAGCCTGAGCTCCATGACTTCGTCCCAGTTTCGCCGTCTTTGTCGGACACAGCCCCAGGGCCTTTATTTTCAGATCACGGTCCTTTCTGATGACACCCCACCTTCTTCCCCAGACACCTTACCCCCTTCCCTTCAAGCTCTACTCACCAAGTACGATGTCCTCTTTCAACCATCTCCGACACTCCCACCACCACGTCCCACTGACCACCACATTCATTTACTACCCCTATCAACGCCGGTCAACGTTAGACCTTATTGTTACCCCCATTTCCAAAAACAGGAAATCGAATTGCAAGTCGACTCAATGCTTCAGAAGGGTTTGATCCAACCCAGTACAAGCCCTTTTTCCTCCCCAGTCTTATTGGTGAAGAAGCATGATGGATCATGGAGATTTTGTGTCGACTACCGGGCACTGAATTCCCTCACCGTCAAGGACAGATTTCTGATACCCACCATAGACGAATTACTTGATGAATTGGGGGGCGCTCAATGCTTCTCCAAGCTCGATCTTCTCCAAGGTTATCATCAAATACGCATGCATTCAGAGGATATCCCTAAAACTGCATTTCGAACTCATCATGGACATTATGAGTTCAGAGTGATGCCCTTTGGCCTCTGTAATGCTCCATCTTCCTTTCAAGCTACAATGAACCTCATTTTCAGGCCCTTCCTCCGTCGCTTTGTCATCGTCTTCTTCGATGACATACTTATCTACAGCAGCTCTTTTGATGATCACTTGCACCATCTGGACTTaactttccaggttctgcttgACAACCACTTCGTTCTTAAGAAATCTAAATGTTCCTTTGGTCAATCACAGGTTGAATATTTGGGACATTTAGTTTCCCAACGCGGAGTTGAGCCCATGCCTGATAAGATCGCTGCCATTGTTAATTGGCCTCAGCCTCACTCCACCAGAGCTGTTCGAAGTTTTTTGGGGCTCGCCGGGTTTTATCGTAGATTTATTCGGGGATATGCCATGATTGCTGACCCTTTAGTTAAGGCCACCTCGGACCCCTTTCGTTGGACCCCACAAGCTCAACAGGCCTTTGAAGACCTCAAATCGGCTTTGTCAACTGCTCCTGTTCTTGCACTTCCAGACTTTCAGGAGCCTTTCACAGTGGAGACTGACGCTTCCGGCAATGGCATGGGCGCTGTCCTGTCTCAGAGAGGACACCCCATTGCTTATTTCAGCAAGCCATTCCCTAAGAAGCTCCTCAGGGCCTCCACCTATGTTCGTGAATTATTTGCTATTACCTCTGCAGTGAAAAAGTGGCGCCAATATCTCTTGGGCCACTCATTCACCATTGTCACCGATCATAGGAGCTTGAAAGAGTTGCTCACCCAAGTTATTCAAACACCCGAACAACATATGTACCTGGCCTGA
- the LOC114417262 gene encoding uncharacterized protein LOC114417262 isoform X2 has protein sequence MSSGIRAWSVAASVGVVEALKDQGICRWNHALRSAQHHLKNHVGSFSQANKLSSSAMISTTLKHEKAKQSEESFRTVMYLSCWGPN, from the coding sequence ATGAGTTCAGGAATTAGAGCATGGAGTGTGGCAGCTAGTGTTGGAGTTGTGGAGGCCTTGAAAGACCAAGGCATATGCAGGTGGAATCATGCATTAAGATCAGCTCAACACCATCTCAAAAACCATGTTGGCTCATTCTCTCAGGCTAACAAGCTTTCTTCTTCTGCTATGATCTCCACAACACTAAAACATGAGAAGGCAAAGCAATCAGAGGAGTCCTTCAGAACTGTCATGTACTTAAGCTGCTGGGGCCCCAACTAG
- the LOC114417260 gene encoding uncharacterized protein LOC114417260, protein MSSGIRAWSVATSVGVVEALKDQGICRWNHALRSAQHHLKNHVGSFSQANKLSSSAMSSTTLKHEKTNQSEESLRTVMYLSCWGPN, encoded by the coding sequence ATGAGTTCAGGAATTAGAGCATGGAGTGTGGCAACTAGCGTTGGAGTTGTGGAGGCCTTAAAAGACCAAGGTATATGTAGGTGGAATCATGCTTTAAGATCAGCTCAACACCATCTCAAAAACCATGTTGGTTCATTCTCTCAGGCTAACAAGCTTTCTTCTTCTGCTATGAGCTCCACAACACTAAAACATGAGAAGACAAATCAGTCAGAGGAGTCATTAAGGACTGTCATGTACTTGAGCTGTTGGGGTCCCAATTAG